TCACGGCGGGAGGACGCCACGACTTCCCCACCACGGAGCAGGCCGTGGCGGCGGCCGTGCGGCTCGCCGAGGAGGAGGCGGAGCGGCAGGCCACGGACGCGGCCTGAGCTGTCGGCCACCTCGCGGCGCCCGAGCCCTCCGCGATGCCGCTGGCGCGGGAGCGCGGTGGAGGGACTGTGGCAAGGTCCGCGCGGCCGCGCCCTCGGCCCGGCCGGGGTCGGCCGGGGCCAGCGCGGTCACCCTTCCCGCGCCCGCGTGTCGCGCGAGTGTGGATTGTGTCGCACCGGCATCATCGACCCTCCCCTAGGGTGGTCGCCGCACCTTCCGAGTGCACGAACCAGGAGGTCCGATGAGTAACCGCCATCGTCCCCTCGCGTCCCTGCGGCGGGCGCCCCCGCTGACCCTGCTCACCGCCCTGCTCCTGGCGGCTTGCGGTCCCTCGCCCACGATCACCGTGCAGCTCGGCGACGCCACCGTGCAGGTGACCCTGGGCAGCTCGGCCTCCACCGAGGTGACCCTCACCCGCGCCGGCGGGGCGAGCGCCGACGTCACCCTCGACGCCGACGGCGCGCCGGACTGGGCGACCGTATCCTTCTCCCCTGCCACTCTGTCGGGCGACACGCTCACCAGCACCATGACCATCGAGACTGACGGCCAGGACCCGGACGCCGCGGCCACGAGCTTCACGCTCACCGTCACCGCCGCCGGCAGCGGCCTGAGTGCCAGCGACGAGCTGACCGTAGAGGTCACACTGCTCACCGTGAGTGGCAAGGTCACCGGGATCTACGGCGAGACGCTGACCGGCTACAGCGTCTCGGTGAACGGCGGCACGCCCGTCCCCGTCGACTCGCTGGGCGTCTTCCAGGGCCCGGACGTGCCCGTTCCCTACGACCTCGTCGTGATCGACACCACCAACGCCGTCGGGCACCGCTACGAGGGCTTGACGACGACCGACCTCGTGCTGACGGAGCCATCCTCGTCCTCGTCGTACACCACTGGCCTCACCGGCGATCTCTCGCAGGCCGTGGGGACCGAGCAGATGGGCATCGTCTGCATGGAGGGGATCGATAGGGTCGTCACCGGCTGCGACACGGTCACGCCCGGGAACACCGCCTTCGCCATCGCCCCCGAGTGGTTCGAGACCTCCACGGTCTCCGCCTACGTGCACGCCTGGGTAGTGGACGTCGACGCTGACGGGGCCACCACGGGGTTCGCACACGAGGGCAGGACGGCGATAAACCTCACCGACAGCGTCCCCGCCGTCGCGGACGTCGCCCTCGAAGGCGGGCCCCCAGCCACCACGGTGGACCTGACCGTCACCGCTCCGCCAGGGGTCCCGCTCGTCGGCAGCCAGCTCTACTACAGGTACAGCGAGCACGGGGCCGTGGCGTTCCCTAGCGGCCCCACGTCGTCGTCCTACACTGCCGTGATGCCCGACGTACCCGGTGCGACCGCCGTCCTCGTGGCGCAGGCGAGCGCCGGTGAGGTGCAGGCCATCGGCTGGGAGGTCGGCGAGTACGGTTCCGGCGCCATGGCGCTGACCATGCCGCCCGTCGTGGCGGCGGTGGCCCCACCGGACGGCGCCACCGGCGTCGACCACAGCACGCAGTTCAGCGTCAACAACCCCTCCGGCTCGGCCGTGACGTTCCTGTTCAGCCAGGCCGGCGACATCTCCTTCTACCTGGTCACGAAGGACGATACCGTCACCACGATCCCGGACCTGTCCGCGCTGGGGCTGGCGCTGCCCTCGGGCGCCGACTTCACGTGGCAGGCGGTGACCACCCCGCATCTCCCGACCGTCGACGACGTGACCCGTGAGGGCTGGATCACGGGCCTCGTCGCGGTCCAGATGCTGATCAACGGCGGACCGGGCCCTTCCGCAAGCGGCAACGTCTCGGTCAACTCCACGAGGACCTTCAAGACCGAGTGACGGCCTCCTGGGCCTAGCAGCCAAGGGGCGGCGGGTCCTGACTCGCCGCCCCTTCCCGTCCGGCGGCCGCCCACCGATTGTGGCCCATCCCCCAAACCAGGCTGCACGGGCACTTTAGAGTCCGACCGTAACTGCATGTCGCAGTGAGCTCGGCTCAGGGCCGCCGTGCCGACCATCCCTGGACGGCCTCCGACCCGCGGTCGCCGCGGCAAGGCGCCGCGGCGACCTGGCTGCGAGTCAGGAGGGCCGCATGGCCGCAAGCATCCCGTCGTCTCGCTGGGCTAGGCCCCGTGCCCTGGCGTTGGCCTCGAGCGTCCTGGCCTGCCTGGCGCTCACCGGCTGCGGACCCACGGCTGCCATCTCCCTCCAGGTCGGCACGACCGCGCTCGTCGTGCCCCTGGGCCAGACGGCCGAGGTGGAGGTCACGGTGACGCGCTCGGGGGGGAGCGGCTCGGTCGGCCTCACCGCCTCGGGCGCGCCGGCGTGGGTGGATGTGTCGTTCGACCCCGCCTCGCTGGGCGCGGGCGAGACCACGAGCACCATGAGCATCGCGACAGACGACCCCGACGGCGAACCGGCGTCGTTCACGCTCACCGTGACCGCGACCGGGTCGGGCGTCAGCGCCGAGGCACGTATCGAGGTCGACGTTCAGGCGACCGACGTCGCGGGCGCCGTCGTGGACCCGTACGGCGACCCGTTGTCCGGCTACACGGTGTACCTGCCCGGTAGCCCACCCCAGCTCACGGGATCCGACGGCGCGTTCACTTTCGACGCCGTGACCGTGCCGTACGACCTCACCGTCGTCGCGCCGACCGTCGGCGGCCAGACCCTGGCCCAGACCTTCGTGGGTCTCACGACCGGGACGCCGTCGGTGGTCCCGTTGGCAGCGGCTCTTGGCCAGGTCGGAGACTCCTACTCCGGGTCGGCGACCGGCGACCTGATCAGCGCCACCTACTCCCCCCTGCCCGCCGAGCACGCCGCCAGGGTCTGCTTGGAAGGCGTCGACAGGCCCCTCGTCTACTCCTGCGGCACGCTGACGGCGGGCGATGGCGACTACTTCATCTCGGGGCAGTGGTTCGGCTCGCCAGACGCTCAGGTCAGGGTCAGGGCCGTCGTCTACCACGTGGGCGCCGACGGCGAGCCCGACGCGATCGTCGCCTCCGGAGCGACGCCGACCTTCACGCTCAGCGACACCGGCAACCAGGCCCAGGACATCACGCTCACGGCCACCAGCAGCCAGGCCACGGCGACTTACGACCTGACGGTCCCCCCGGGACTCACCGTCACCGAGCACGTTCTCGTCGCTCACCACAGCCAGCACGCCTCTTTCGGCCTGGAGAGCGGGGACAGTACCGCGACCACCGGAACCCTCGTGGCCCCCTACTTCGACGGCATCGACTACTCGCTCTACGCGATCGCCTACGAGGATCCGATCTCGGTGGAGCGTGGGTCGCTGGCTTGGGCGACCGGACTGGCGCCCGGCGCGGCCGTCTCCCTGGAGCTCCCCACGCCTCCCTCGCTCGTGGCGCCGTCCGACGGAGCACCCAGCGTCACCGCATCCACCGAGTTCACGGTCAGCAACCCCGAGGGCGGGATCCTCTCGTTCGTCGCGATCCCCGGTGGAACCGGCGTGGCGTTCGTCGTCACCACGGACCAGGCCGCGGTGCGGTTCCCCGACCTCACCGCCATCGGACTGGGCCCCACATCAGGGGCGACTTACCTGTGGTACGTGATCAGTACCCCGGACGTGGGCAGCACGGACGACGCCGTCACGGGGGACGGCTACCTGAGCCAGTTCGCCAAGCTGAACGACGCGACATACGGCGGCGGACCGGGCCCGACGACGGACGGTAGGGTCTCGACCTCTCAACAGTGGAACTTCACCGTCCAGTGAGCCCGCGCCGAACTCCTGCGAGCGGCCTCGTCAGCCGGCTGGCACCGGCGAGGTGCACCGACGACTACGGATGGCGGCAGCGCGTTGAGACCGCTGCCTGCGAGGAGGTCCGATGAGATACCTACGTGAGCCCCGTCCGGCCGCGCCGCGAACGCTGGGCCTCGCCATCCTCGCGGCGGTGGCGCTGGCGTCCTGCGGGCCATCCCCCTCCATCACGGTCCAGCTCGCCGACGGCGCCCTCGACGTCCTGCTCGGCGGCTCGGCCACCACCCAGCTCAGCGTCTCCCGCGCCGGCGGCGCCTCCGCCGACGTGACGCTGGACGCCGCCGGGGCACCGGACTGGGTGACGGTGACCTTCGCGCCGGCGACCCTCTCCGGCGGCGCCACCACGAGCACCGTCACGCTCGCGACCGATGCGGACGACCCCGACGCGGCGCCCACGAGCTTCACGCTCACCGTCACCGCGGTCGGAAGCGGGCTCGAGGCCAGCGACGAGGTGACGGTGAACGTCGAGCTCCTCGCCGTCACGGGCAGGGTGACCGACTACTTCGGTCAGCCGATGACTGGGGTGAGCGTTGCGGTGGACTCCGGCGCGCCCGTGCCTGTGGGCGCCGACGGCACGTTCACGGTGGCGGACGTCGAGGTCCCCTACGACCTCACGCTCCTCGACCTGACCAACCACTACGCGCACGTCTACGAGGGACTCACGACCACTGACCTCGAGATACTGGGCAGCATGACGCCGCCGGCGGCGCGACAGGCCGGGGTGACCGGGGAGCTCTCCGAGCCGGTGGGCACCGACCAGCTGGCGCTCGTCTGCATCGAGGGCACCGAGGTCACGGTCCTCGGCTGTACGTCCGTTCCACCCAGCCAGACCGCGTTCGCCATCACAGCCAACTGGTACGGCGACATACAGGTGTCGGGGAACGTGCGGGCCTGGGTAGTAGACCTCGACCAGAGCGGCTCCACGACCGGGTTCGCTCGCGAGGGGCAGGCCGCTATCGACCTGGTGGACACAGTTGGGGCGACCGCCGACGTGACGCTGGGACCGGGGCCGGCCGCCAAGACCGTCGAGGTGGCGATAACCCCGCCACCGGGGCTGTTCCTGATCCAGAGCTTCGTCTCGTACCGCTACAGCGAGCATGGCTCCATTACGTTCCCCGTCATCTTGCCGCCCGGGAGCGACGTGTACGAGGCGGTGCTGCCGGACGTGCCGGGCGCGACGGCCTCCCTCCTGGGCATCGCGACCAACCTCGTCGGCCAGGTCGGCTACGCCTGGGAAGTCGGCGAGTACTCCTCTGGCACGCTCGACCTGGTCATGCCCAGAGGCTTCACGAAGCTCTCGCCGGAGGCGGGCGCGACGGACGTGAACACCAGCACCGTCTTCAGCGTCAGGAACTACAGCGACGGGCCGGTGACGTTCCTCTTCAGCGGGGACCCCTACATCGCGGTGACGACCAGCGAGCCGGAGACGACCATCCCTGACCTGGCGAGCCTCGGGCTGGGCCTGCCGTCGGGCGCGAACTACACATGGCAGGTCATGGTCATGCCCCGGCTCGCCACCGTCGACGAGGTGGCGCACGGCGGGCTCGTACTGCTCAACTCAGCGCTCTCCACACTGACGGGCGGACCGGGTCCCTCGTCGTCGGGCGCCGTGGTCGTCGACTCCGGCTCGCCTTTCACGACCGAGTAGCCTCACGACCGAAGTGACCGGGCGGGCCCGCTCGACCTCAGGTCGGCGGGCCCGCCTACCGATCGATCGACCGGGCCCGCTGCTGGAGTCGCCGCGCTGTTCATCTTGACGTCGTGCGGAGGGGGCGGCCCCTCCGCGACCGTCACCTTCGACTTCGACGAGCCGGCGCCCGACGTGGTGCTCGGCGCCGGCGGCACGGTGACCGTCACGATCACGAGGTCGCCGTCGGCGACAGCGGCCCGGTCGCTGGAGGCGGACGGCGCGCCAGCGTGAATCGACGTCGACCTCAGCCCCAGCCTGCTGGAGGGCGCGACCACCCGGAGCACGCTGACGGTGTCGACGGACAGCGGGCATCCCGACGCCGAGGAGGCCAGCTTCGACCTGGTCGTCAGGGCCGTAGGGACCGGGATCAGCGCCGAGGCCACCCTGGCCGTCAACGTCGCGCCGCAGGAGGTGAACGGCGTCGTCGTCGACCCCGCGGGCGCGCCCATCTCGGGGGTCGTGGTCCAGGTCTCCGGGCATGCCAGCGTCGTGACGGAGGCCGACGGGACCTTCAGCGTGCCGGACGTCGCGGTGCGGGTCAGGGCCTACCGCTACGCCCTCGGCGCTCACGGCGCGGCCGCACAGATCGTGGCCGCCGGCATGGCCTCGCTACCGCCACCCACCACATCTCCTCGGTCGACGAGGCCGTGTCCGGTGACGGCTACATCGGGGGCGCCCAGAGCGTCGGCCTGGCCGCGCTGGGCGCCGGGCTGAGACCGGAGGGAGACGGGCGAGCCTCCATAAGCGCGCACTACGGCTTCACGACCCAGTAGCGGCAAGCACGGGCGAGGCAGTCCAGCCGTCGTGAGGGCCGCCTCGCCGCCGCGGCGCGGCCGCCTAGTTCGCGGCCACAACGCCCACGGCCGGGCATGGTCGAGGGGACCAGCTCAGTTCGCCGCCACGGGCTCGACGGCCGTCAGGTTGAAGCCGCCGTCCGCGGCCGGCAGCACACGCACCGTGTCGCCGTCGTCGAAGTCGCCGGCGATGATGCCCCTGGCCAGCGGCGTCTCGATGCGCTCGCGGATCATGCGCTTCAGCGGACGCGCGCCGAACACCGGGTCGTAGCCGATGAGGGCGAGCTGCTCCATGGCCTCCGGCGTCATCTCGAGCGTGATGTGCCGCTCGTCGAGGCGACGCTGCAGGCGACCGAGCTGGATGCGCGCGATCTCGGCGACCTGCTGCCTGTCGAGCGCGTGGAAGACGATGACGTCGTCGATGCGGTTGAGGAACTCGGGCCGGAACTGCTGCTGCAGCAGGCCGAAGACCTTCGCCTTCATCTCGTCGTAGCTCGCGCCCGACGCGCCCATCTCGAGGACCTGCGGGCTGCCTATGTTGCTCGTCATGATCACGACCGTGTTCCGGAAGTCGACCGTGCGTCCGTGCGAGTCGGTGAGCCGGCCGTCGTCGAGGAGCTGCAGCAGGGTGTTGAAGACGTCGGGGTGCGCCTTCTCGATCTCGTCGAAGAGCACGACGCTGTAGGGCTTGCGGCGCACCTGCTCGGTGAGCTGGCCGCCCTCCTCGTAGCCCACGTACCCGGGCGGCGCGCCGATCAGCTTCGAGACCGTGTGCTTCTCCATGTACTCCGACATGTCGAGGCGGATCATCCGGTCCTCGCTGTCGAAGAGCTGCTCGGCCAGCGCGCGGGCCGTCTCGGTCTTGCCCACGCCCGTGGGGCCGAGGAAGATGAACGAGCCGATGGGCTTGTTGGGGTCGGAGAGCCCGGCCCGCGAGCGGCGGATCGCGTCGGCGACGGCCGTGATGGCCTCGTCCTGGCCCACGACGCGCTCGTGCAGCGCCTTCTCGAGCCCCAGGAGCTTCTCCCTCTCGCCCTCGACGAGCTTCAAGACGGGGATGCCGGTGGCGCGGGCGACGACCTCGGCGATCTCGTCCTCGCCCACCGACAGGCGCACGTACTTGGCGTCCTCGAGCTTCCGCGCCGTCTCCTTCACCTCGCGCTCGAGGCGCGGCAGCTCGCCGTAGCGCAGGCGCGCTACCGTCTCGAGGTCGTAGTCGCGCTCGGCCATCTCGATCTGCGTGCGCACGCGGTCCAGCTCCTCCTGGTCGCGCCGCCACGTCTCGAACAGCGCCTTCTCGGCCTCGTACTCGGCCTGCGCCTGACCGATGCGGTCGGCGATGGCCTTGAGCTCCTCCTCGATGCGCACCAGGCGCTGCTGGGAGTCGGGGTCCTCCTCCTTCTTCAGCGCCTCGCGCTCGACCTCGAGCTGCAGCCGGCGGCGGCGCAGCGAGTCGATCTCCTCGGGCAGGCTCTCGAGCTGCACCCTGATGCGGCTGGCCGCCTCGTCGACGAGGTCGATCGCCGAGTCGGGGAGCCGGCGGTCGGCGATGTAGCGATGCGCCATCTGAGCGGCGGCGATGAGCGCGGGGTCGGAGATCTCGACGCCGTGGTGGACCTCGTACTTCTCCTTGATGCCCCTGAGGATGCTGATCGTGTCCTCGACGGACGGCTCGTCGATGACGATCGGCTGGAACCGCCTCTCGAGCGCGGCGTCCTTCTCGATCTCGCGGTACTCGTTGAGGGTCGTGGCGCCGATCATGCGCAGCTCGCCGCGCGCCAGCGCCGGCTTGAGCATGTTGCCGGCGTCGACGGCGCCCTCGGCCCTGCCCGCCCCGACGATCGTGTGGAGCTCGTCGATGAACAGGACGATCTGGCCCTCCGACCTCGTCGTCTCCTGGATCACGGCCTTGAGGCGCTCCTCGAACTCGCCGCGGTACTTCGCGCCGGCGAGGAGGCTGCCCATGTCGAGCTGCACGATGCGCTTGCCCTGCAGGCCCTCGGGCACGTCCTTGTTCACGATGCGCTGGGCGAGCCCCTCGGCGATGGCCGTCTTGCCGACGCCCGGCTCGCCGATCAGCACGGGGTTGTTCTTCGTGCGCCGCAGCAGGATCTGGATCGTGCGCCTGATCTCGTCGTCGCGCCCGATCACCGGGTCGAGCTTGCCCTCGCGGGCGCGCTGAGTGAGGTCGATGCCGTAGCGCTCGAGCGCGTCGAACGTGCTCTCGGCCGTCTGCGTGTCCACGGACCTGCCTCCCCTGATCTTCTTGGCCGCCTGCTCGAGAGCGCCGGCGTCGGGCAGCGCCTTGAAGCCGGGCACCGCACGCCGCGCCGCCACCAGCAGCACGTCCTGCGCCACGAACGAGTCGCCCCACGCCTGCGCCACGCCGTTGGCGTCCTGGAGGACCTTGGCGAGGTCGCCCGAGAGGTAGAGCTCGCCCGCGCCGCCCGAGACCTTGGGCAGCCTGGAGAGCTCCTGGTCCAGCGCCTGCCTGGCGTCGTCCGGAGAGCCTCCCGCCGCCTCCACCACGCGCGAGGGCAGCCCCGAGGGGTCGGCCAGGAGCGCGGTGAGGAGGTGGACGGGCGTCACCTGCTGATGCTGGCGCGCCCTGGCCACCTGCTGGGAGCTGGCCACCATCTGCAGCGCGGCCTCGGTGAAGCGGCCCTGGTCCATGCCTCGCATGGTATGGACTTGAGCGAGGTCATGTCAAGTTTCTTGGCAACGGTTGTCTCAGGTGGTCGTGCGCGTCAGGCGGCCGCCTCCTTGAACTCGGCCACGAGCCGACCGAGCACGGCCTTGGCGTCGCCGAAGACCATGCGGGTGTTGGGCTTGTAGAACAGCGGGTTCTCGACCCCCGAGAAGCCCGGGTTCATGGAGCGCTTGAGGACGAACGTCGTGCGCGCCCTGTCGACCTCGATGATCGGCATGCCGTAGAGGGGGCTCGACCTGTCCTCCTTGGCGGCCGGGTTCACGACGTCGTTGGCGCCGATGACCACGGCGACGTCGACGTTCTCCATCGTCGGGTTCACGTCGCCCGGCTCGACGAGCTGCTCGTAGGGCACGTTCGCCTCGGCGAGCAGCACGTTCATGTGGCCGGGCATGCGTCCGGCCACGGGGTGGATCGCGTAGCGGACCTCGGCGCCGTTCGCCTCGAGGATGTCGGCCAGCTCCTTGACCACGTGCTGCGCCTGGGCCACGGCCATGCCGTAGCCGGGCACGAACACCACGCTGCCGGCGGCCTCCAGGACGTAGTAGGCGTCCTCGGGCGTGATGGGCTTGACCTCGCCCTCCACGGCCTGCGTCCCCGCCCGCGTGACGGCGCCGAACCCGCTGAACAGCACGTTGGCGAGCGAGCGGTTCATGGCCTTGCACATGATCTGGGTGAGGATCAGGCCGGAGGCGCCCACCAACGAGCCGGCGACGATGAGCACGGTGTTGTCGATGACGAAGCCGGCGGCGCTGGCCGCGATGCCGGAGTAGCTGTTCAGGAGCGAGATCACGATGGGCATGTCGGCGCCGCCGATGGGCAGCACCGCCAGCACGCCGAGCACCAGCGCCACGACGATCGCCGCGAGCAGGAACGGGTAGCCGGCCGGGGGGTTCACCGCGTAGAGCACGCCGGTGACGACGGCGCCGAGCAGCAGGACGCCGTTCACGACCTGCTGGCCGCCGAAGAGGATCGGCCGGCCGCTCACGCGCTCGGAGAGCTTCGCCCACGCCAGCACGGACCCGGTGAGCGTCACGCCGCCGACGAGCACCGCCAGGACCGTGGCGACCGCCGTCACGGCGCCCTGGCTCGGGTCGCCGAGGTACTCGGCCCAGCCCACGAGCAGCGAGGCGCCGCCGCCCGCCCCGTTGAAGATCGCCACCGTCTCGGGCATCTGGGTCATCTTCACGCGCCGCGCCCAGACGGCGCCGATGCCGCCGCCCACGACGAGGCCGGCGGCCACGAGCGCGTAGTCGATGCCCGACTGGAGCAGCGTGGCGACGACCGCGACGAGCATGCCCACGGCCGACACGGCGTTCCCGCGACGCGCGGTCTCAGCGCGGCCGAGCATCTTGAGGCCGACGATGAAGAGAACCGCGGCGGCTATGTAGGCGAGCTGGAACGCGGACTCCACCCTCAGCCCTCCCTCTTGCCCGTCCTGAACATGCCGAGCATGCGGTCGGTGACGAGGTAGCCCCCGAAGACGTTGACGGCAGCGAGCACGATGGCGACGAAGGCCAGCACGTTCGAGAACGTGCCGCCCACGGCAGTGGACGCGATGGCGCCCACGATCGAGATGCCCGAGATCGCGTTGGAGCCGGACATCAGCGGCGTGTGGAGCTGCGACGGCACCTTCTGGATCAGCTCGAGGCCGAGGAAGATGGCGAGGACGAAGACGAACAGGAGCAGCAGTATCGTCATGCCGTGGCCTCCAGGGCCGCCCGCACGCGCTCGTCGCGGATCGCGCCGTCGTGCGTGAGCAGGGCGCCGCCGACGATCTCGTCGGGCTCGGTGAGCTTCAGCGCCTTCGCCTCGCCGTCCCAGGCGTGCTCGATGAGGTTGTAGAGGTTGTTCGCGTACATCTGGCTGGCGTCGAGCGCCACCGACGATGGCAGGTCGGAGAAGCCGAGGATCGTCACGCCGTTCGCGGTCACGACGACCTCGCCGGAGCGGCTGCCGGCGACGTTGCCGCCGGTCGAGGCCGCCAGGTCCACGATGACGCTGCCCGGCTTCATGCCCGCGACCATCTCCTCCGTCACGATCAGCGGGGCGCGGCGGCCGAACACCTGCGCCGTCGTGACCACGACGTCGGCGTTCGCGCACACCGCGGCCATCTGCTGACGCTGGCGCTCGAGCTGCTCGGGAGTCAGCTCCTTGGCGTAGCCCTGCGCGGTCTGACCCGTCTCGCCCACGTCGAGCTCGACGAACCGCGCGCCGAGCGACTGCACCTGCTCCTTCACGACGGGCCTGGTGTCGTAGGCCTCCACCCTGGCGCCCAGCCTCTTGGCCGTCGCGATCGCCTGCAGGCCGGCCACGCCGGCGCCGACGACGAAGACCCGCGCCGGCGCGATCGTCCCGGCCGGCGTGCTCATCATCGGGAACGCCTTGTGGGAGTGCCGCGCCGCGACGATGACGGCGGCGTAGCCCGCCAGGCTGGCCTGGCTCGACAGCGCGTCCATCTTCTGGGCGTAGGTGGTGCGCGGGATCAGCTCGACGCACAGCGACGAGACCCGCCCGCGCGCCAGCGCGCGCACCAGCTCGTGGTTGAAGAAGGGGTCGACGAACCCGGCGGTCACGGCGCCCGGCCGCAGGCCCGCGACCACGTCGAGGCTCGGCGGCTGCACCGTCAGCAGCACGTCGGCCGCGGGGAGCAGCTCCTCGCGCCCGCCCACGCGCGCGCCCTGGGCCTCGTAGGCCGCGTCGGGCAGGTGCAGCGGCGCTCCCAGGCCCGACTCCACCGCCACCTCCGCCCCCAGGCGCACGAACCTGCCGGCGGTCTGCGGCGTGAGGGGCACCCGCCTCTCGCCCGCGACCGTCTCCTTCACCGCGACGATGAGCATGGAAGACCACTATTACACGACCCCAGACGCACCGGGACCTGAGGACCCGCGCCCTGGAGCGCGAAGCTATACTTGCTCCTCGTGAACCACCTGGCCGTGCTGACGAGCGGCGGCGACGCCCCCGGCATGAACGCCGCTATCCGCGCCGTCGTCCGCACGGCCGTCCACGACGGCGCCCGCGTCTCTGGCGTCTACCGCGGCTTCCAGGGGCTCATCGAGGACGACATCGTCGAGCTGCAGGCCCGCGACGTGGCCAACGTCATCCAGCGCGGCGGCACCGTACTGCGCACCGCCCGCTCCGAGGAGTTCATGCAGCCCGCCGGGCGAGCCAAGGCGGCGGAGGTCCTCAGGGGACGCGGCATCGAGGGGCTCGTCGTGATCGGCGGCGACGGCAGCTTCCGCGGCGCGCTCGCCCTGGCCCGCGAGCACGGCGTGAAGGTCATCGGCATACCGGGCACCATCGACAACGACATCTTCGGCACCGACGTCTCGATCGGCTTCAACACGGCCATCAACGTGGCGCTCGAGGCCGTCGACAGGCTGCGCGACACCGCCGCCAGCCACGACAGGCTCTTCCTCGTCGAGGTCATGGGCCGGCGCTCCGGCCACATCGCCCTGCACGTGGGCGTGGCCGGCGGCGCGGAGGCGATCCTCATACCAGAGGCGCCCCTGAGCGCCGCCGAGGTCGCCCAGATGATCGTGGCGGCCGAGAAGCGCGGGAAGTCGTCTTCGATCATCGTCGTCGCCGAGGGCGCCTACCCCGGCGGGGCCCGCGAGCTGCAGCGCACCGTGGAGGAGGCGTCAGGCTACGAGATCCGCAGCGTGATCCTCGGCCACACGCAGCGCGGCGGCACGCCCACGACGCGCGACCGCGTGCTGGCCTCGCGCCTCGGCTTCCACGCCGTGCGGGCGCTGATGCGGGGCAAGAGCGGCGTCATGGTGGGCACCGACCGGCGCGGCATCGTCTTCCGCGACCTGGCGGAGGTCGTGGCGAACAAGAAGGACGTCGACAGGGAGCTCCTCGAGATCGCGGCGGTGCTGGCGACCTGAGGCCCGCCGGGACCGGGTCCGGTGCCGGGAGCGCCTCCACGCGGTCGCCGCGC
The DNA window shown above is from Trueperaceae bacterium and carries:
- the pfkA gene encoding 6-phosphofructokinase, which produces MNHLAVLTSGGDAPGMNAAIRAVVRTAVHDGARVSGVYRGFQGLIEDDIVELQARDVANVIQRGGTVLRTARSEEFMQPAGRAKAAEVLRGRGIEGLVVIGGDGSFRGALALAREHGVKVIGIPGTIDNDIFGTDVSIGFNTAINVALEAVDRLRDTAASHDRLFLVEVMGRRSGHIALHVGVAGGAEAILIPEAPLSAAEVAQMIVAAEKRGKSSSIIVVAEGAYPGGARELQRTVEEASGYEIRSVILGHTQRGGTPTTRDRVLASRLGFHAVRALMRGKSGVMVGTDRRGIVFRDLAEVVANKKDVDRELLEIAAVLAT